The region GACGTAATGTGTGCACTGTTTTCTTGTTGATCTGCCAGCGAGGCTGGAGCTTGACAATGGTCCCAAGAGATACCAACTTGTAACCAGACGCATGACGCGAATCACGTCTTGCTTTTGCCGGCTCGGTAGTTCCGGTAACCCTGGTCGCGCATCACAGTGTCATGTCCCTCACATGTGCTTGTAAACGCCTGAGCGGGTCGACATGTCCACGGCCAGGCCGACAAAGGCTGGTGATAGAGGCTGGTGATGAGTCGAGTGCGAGCAATATTGTGCCAGGGTCCAGGTGCTCGATGCAAGCAGCGATCTGGGGGTGGGCAGAGGCTGGTAGCGTGTTGGACACAGGTCGCAATAGGGCCGATTCGGGCTGGGTGCATGGGCCACGAACGTCACACTAGAGCCTGGCCACGGACTCCTGGATAGCGCCCGCAGTCCTGTTTATTTGTATCGCGTACAGGGAGCCTTTCAATCTCCTACCGGGCATCTTCCTTTGTGAATTTTCCCTCAATCTCCTAGGGCGCACGCGACTGCCCATTTACTCACCATGTCGACCACAGTAAGTTGAAGATGAATTGCGACAACAAGACGTGCGTGTGCTGACAGCAACAAAGGGTGGTGAAGTTGGCAAGGCCAAATCAGAATCTTCAAACTCCCTCTCCAGCTTGGTCTCGACCCTCATACCCACTGCCATCATCGCCTTTGCCTTTGTGGCTGCCTTCTTCGTTGCGCGCAAATATTTCCGCAGGGTTTACGCGCCGAGGACGTACCTCAATCATCTGGGGCAGCAGCGACAGACGCCAGCACCGAGTCCGGGCTTCTTTGGATGGGTGAAAGACTTCAAAAACCTCAAGGACGAGTACATTCTCGATCACCAATCGATTGACGGCTACCTCTTTGTCCGCTTCTTCAAACTCCTCATCATTACCTGTTTTCTAGGATGTTTGATCACTTGGCCCGTGCTCTTCCCCGTCAATGCCACTGGAGGCGCTGGACAGGAGCAGCTCGACCTGCTGTCCATGAGCAACATCGACCCCACCGGTACCAATGTCAATCGCTACTATGCCCAAGCTGGAGTTTCCTTCATCTTTCTCAGTTTGATCTTGATCATCATTGGCCGCGAGTCTTTCTTCGTAGTCAATCTTCGTCAAGCATACCGCCGCTCGCCATGGGGTGCCAGCCGATTGTCATCGCGCACAATCTTGTTCACCAACGTTCCCAAGGATCTTTCCCAGTCGGCCCTCTTTGACATGTTCCCAGGTGTCAAGCATGCCTGGGTTGCCTCGGATACCAAGGAGTTGGATGATCTGGTCGAGGACCGCGACGACACCGCTCTGAAGCTGGAAGCTGCCGAGATTGATCTATCACGTGAGGCCAACATGAACAGACTCAAGGCTGAGAAGGGCAAGAAGCACTATGTTGCCGAAGACGTAGCGGATGGTTCCAAGTGGATCGACCCCAAGAAGCGCCCAACACACAAGCTCAAGTTCTTGATCGGCAAGAAGGTTGACACTATCGAGTACGGACGATCGCACCTGGCTGAGCTGATCCCCAAGATTACGGCGGAACAGGATAAGCACTGGAACGGCGAGGGCGACCTCGTGGGTGCTGTGTttgtcgagtttgagacgcAGAAGCTCGCCCAAGATGCCTGGCAAATGATGCAATCCACCAAGGCCAAGCCCAGCAAGCAGCTCAAGGCACGCCAACTCGGTGTCATGCCTCAGGAGGTTGTGTGGAGCAATCTGCGCATCAAGCCCGCTGAGCACCTCGTTCGATGGGCTGTTGCCACTGGCTTTATCAGTGTTATGATTATTTTCTGGGCAGTTCCTGGTAAGTCTGTCGTAGCTGATTCATGAAGCTCTGCTAACAATGTGCAGTCGCCTTCGTCGGTCTTATCTCCAACATCAACTACCTGGCCGATCGTTTCCCGTGGCTCGAATGGATCCTGGATATCCCCAAGCCTATTCTCGGTGTAATCACTGGTCTGCTTCCATCCGTCATGCTTGCTGTTCTGATGGCGCTTGTGCCTATTGTCTGCCGCCTGATGGCCAAGCAAGCCGGATACGTGACGTACAGTCAGATTGAACTAAAGACTCAGAACTGGTACTTTGCATTCCAGGTCGTGCAAGTTTTCCTCGTCGCAACACTTTCCAGCGCCATTACATCCGTCATCAACCAGGTTCTGGACAACCCAGGCATCGTTCTTCAGCTCCTCGCCACCAACCTGCCAAAGGCTTCCAACTTCTACATCAGCTACTTCATCCTCTTGGGCCTGTCCTCGGCTGCCGGTACCCTCCTCAACATCGGTGGCTTTGTCGTCGTAGTCCTCCTCGGCCGTGTTCTGCCCGGCAAGACTCCTCGCAAGATCTTCGACAAACTCACCAAGCTTTCGGCGCCTTCGTGGGGCTCCGAGTTCCCCAAGTGGATCAACTTGGGTGTGATTGCCATTACCTACTCTGGAATTGCTCCGCTTATCCTCGGTTTCGCTACTGTTGGCTTCTCCCTCATCTACGTTGCTTTCCGCTACAACTTCCTCTATGTATACGAGACCGATCTTGACACTAAGGGTGAGGCGTACCAAAAGGCTCTGCGTCAACTCCTTACTGGTGTCTACCTCTCTGAGATCTGTCTCATTGGTCTTTTCGCCATCGCCACGGCTGACAACATCCAAGCCATTGGTCCATTGATCATTATGGCCATCATGCTTCTGCTCACCATCATCTTCCAATTCACACTCAAGTTTGCCCTGAAGCACGAGGAAGCCCGCCTAGCGTACGCTGACCCCTCCGGTCACGGCGGCATGATCGGCCACCACGAGGATGGTCTCCGCGGCTCGTCCGCCGAAAAGGGAGCCAGAGCCGAGGCAGGAAACAGCCATCAGCCCAGCCCAACCAAGGTGCCCATGTTCCTGCGTAAAGTGCTGAACCCAGAAAAGCATTCCATTCACGTCCTATCCAACTCGCTCGACCAGTTCTACCACAAGCCGCAAGACCCGCTCCCAATCGAAATCCAGAAGCGTGCTTTCTTCAACCCGTCAGTCACGAAGCCCACGCCTGTGCTCTGGATCGTCAGGGACGACATGGGTATCAGCAGGCGCGAGATCCAGGACACGCAAAAACAGGTTCCGGGACTCGTCATGACGGATGAACAAGCGACGTTTAACGAAAAGGGCAAGGTGTATTGGAAGGGTGTCGAGGATGGTCACTCCCGCGAGGCACCTGTTTTCGATGAGAGAATCGTTTACTGATGTTGAACGATGTGGTATGGCAGAGTTGATAGGAATGGTAATGAAAAGTTGAGCAAGCGGTGCGGTGTGTGGCGGAGATTAAGTTTGGATGGATTGGAGTTCGATACCCCCCTTTCGGGATGATATATATTTTCTGGTCTTCTTTttttccttcttctttcccCCCTCTTCTTTCTGCGTATGAGTAAAGCTCCGTCTTTTAGCATAATAGATGGGTAACTCTTAATGAATCTTGCGTCTGCAGATTGTGATTTGTTTGAATGTGAAGATGTGATTGTTTAAAAAAAAAGTGGAAGAGTTGGAGTCCTGTTTGTTGGAGAGTTGATTGGGAGTTTAGTGTGTTGTGAGTGTTGGGCAGGTTCACCGTTTTTTTGATGCGTGGGACAAGGCAACGAGGCAATAGAGTTACATGGTAACACGGTAACAGACAAACATTCAAATATGGCATCAAAGTATCACAATAGTAAACAAATATAATGATTTAGCAATCGAGTAACAAGGTAGTAGTGTAACAAAGCTCAAAGGCAACACGGCTGCAGAGCTATCAAAACAGCGCCATGTCATTTCTTAATTCATCGTTCTACAAAAGTCGTCTAATGTACTCTCATCGCGAATATACGCTCTACACGTTCGCTACTAGCCCACAGTACAGCGTCTCCTTGTATGTGTTGGCTGCCTCGTCAGCCTCCACATCAAGTCAGACTACATTCGCTGTAGTCAAGCTCGTACTCTCATTGTTGTGTGTTTCGGCGGATGGTTGTCGAACATGGGTCTCGAGTGTGAGCATTCGCGGCTCAGACTGCATTCTTTGGAACCGAGTGAGGTTATGACGTAGACTGCTAGCTGGGCGAGCGCATGGTAAAGGAAGTATTTGTTGTAACTGGGTATCATGTATGGCCTCGGCTCGTGCGTGCTGCATATGTcgctgcgcatgtctgcTCTCACACAGCACCAGCCCTCCTCTTCTCCATTATCTGCTGCTTCAGTCCCTCGGCTGCGACTTCCGTCTCCAATACTCTTCCCAGCCCCTTCTTCCACGTCTCCTCGAGCGTCTTGATCTCGCCAACGACGCTATCTTGTTGCGACCGCCTCAGCATCTCCGCCTCTTCATGCTGTTTCCTCACATCGGCTAACTCTGCCTCGATGCCTTTGAGTATGTCCTCCAGCTGGGAGTTGCCAACCAGCCACGCATTCTTTCCGAACTTCTCTAGCAATCCCAGTTGGGTGAGCCTGGCCTCTACATACTCTGAGCTGGTGTAGGCCTTCTTCAGTGCCTTGTTCCACTGCTCAAGCAGCTCTGGCCTATCCTCGTCGCTGGTCGGAGTCGTGTTCTCTGGTGCGTCAAGGTCCTCGTAGCGCTTCAGGTCGACGCCAGATAGTTTTGAGGTGGGGTCGTCGTCGAGCCGGGCATGTTCGCGGGCGATGAAGTCGGAAAAGGTAGGTGTGTACTTTGCAGCCGGGACCAGGGCGGGATGCATTTCAGTCATGTCTACACCGGCGTTTCTCATGTCGGCGATGATAACGGCTTTGGCAGCAGCGAGGCTCGCGGCATCAAGCTCCGCATCCACATCTGGAAATTAGTTAGTCGAGGCGATAACGACGATATGATCACGCGCGCAATGGGGTGGGTGCAAAGAGCCGTCGCGCATCGGACGTGTCACTACTTCCAGGGGGGTTGATATTAACTACGTACAGGGAAGGTGGTCGTAGGATTCTTGAATAAGAGGCATTGTTTATGTTTATGCGGGGGAGGTTGCAAGCGGGCTGCAGGAGCGGAGAGAGGGTGTATTGAAGGCTGGAGGTGTCGCGAAACGAGAGGCTGGCCCCGGCAAATTTAGGTTCCTGCATGCCTGCCAGGTCCGCCGTCCCCACCACTCAGCGCGCCCAAGCCCCCCGCTGCCGTCATGCTTGCAGCCTGTCAAGTGCCATTCGCGGTCAAATCGATAGTTGATAGTTCAAGTGTGATATCACCGCTGCTTCACTGACCCTGCCACTGCATCTGCACACTGCACAAGGGCCAAGTTTATCCTACACACCTACCTAATCGTCCCATGTGCAAGCAGTAGCGACCGAGTACTTGTTGCCTCCTGAGCGAGTGCGCCGTTTTGTTTCTGATCCGTCCGCATCCATCCTGTCATCGACACTGACTGCGCAATGGCACGTTCACACATCGCCGTAGCCTTTGGCGCGGCTCTTATAGCTATTTTGATCGTCGGACAGCTTGTCATCAACTTGGGCTTCCCCTCGGTCGACTCGTGGCACGCGAGACTGGACCAGAGCTACAATGGAGCCCAGCAGGACCAGTTCGTCAGTGAGAAGCAGGACGGCGGCGCAGGCAGCGACCCGTCCTCATACCTCGTCGGCGTGGGCAAGGCGGATATCACGGGGTGAGTACATTCACCAAATGGTGTAGTTGTATGCGACAATGCTAACGACGTCACAGGCCCGTGGTCGAGCTCAACATGATGGGCTATGCCAACTCATCGCAAATAGGAACTGGACTGCGCCAGCGCATCTACTCGCGCGCCTTCGTTATCGGAAACCCAAGCGCCCCAAGCGAACGATTTGTGTACCTCGTCCTCGACACCCAGTCTGGAGACACGGCCATCCGCAATGGAATCCTGGAGGGACTTGCTGCCATGGGCTCCGAGTACTCCGTCTACACAAAGAACAACGTAGCCGTGACTGGAACGCACAGCCATGCTGGTCCTGGAGCCTGGTTGAACTACCTTCTTCCTCAGATCACCAGCTTGGGCTTTGACAAGCAAAGCTACCAGGCCATCGTAGACGGGACCCTTCTTTCAATCAAGAGGGCGCATGAAGGCCTGACTCTCGGAACAGTCAGTGCTGGAAGCGCAAAGATTGATAATGCAAACATCAACCGCAGTCTCTTCGCCTATCTCGCCAACCCGCAGGCTGAACGAGCCCGTTACACAGATGACGTAGACAAGACCATGACC is a window of Pyrenophora tritici-repentis strain M4 chromosome 2, whole genome shotgun sequence DNA encoding:
- a CDS encoding integral membrane protein codes for the protein MSTTGGEVGKAKSESSNSLSSLVSTLIPTAIIAFAFVAAFFVARKYFRRVYAPRTYLNHLGQQRQTPAPSPGFFGWVKDFKNLKDEYILDHQSIDGYLFVRFFKLLIITCFLGCLITWPVLFPVNATGGAGQEQLDLLSMSNIDPTGTNVNRYYAQAGVSFIFLSLILIIIGRESFFVVNLRQAYRRSPWGASRLSSRTILFTNVPKDLSQSALFDMFPGVKHAWVASDTKELDDLVEDRDDTALKLEAAEIDLSREANMNRLKAEKGKKHYVAEDVADGSKWIDPKKRPTHKLKFLIGKKVDTIEYGRSHLAELIPKITAEQDKHWNGEGDLVGAVFVEFETQKLAQDAWQMMQSTKAKPSKQLKARQLGVMPQEVVWSNLRIKPAEHLVRWAVATGFISVMIIFWAVPVAFVGLISNINYLADRFPWLEWILDIPKPILGVITGLLPSVMLAVLMALVPIVCRLMAKQAGYVTYSQIELKTQNWYFAFQVVQVFLVATLSSAITSVINQVLDNPGIVLQLLATNLPKASNFYISYFILLGLSSAAGTLLNIGGFVVVVLLGRVLPGKTPRKIFDKLTKLSAPSWGSEFPKWINLGVIAITYSGIAPLILGFATVGFSLIYVAFRYNFLYVYETDLDTKGEAYQKALRQLLTGVYLSEICLIGLFAIATADNIQAIGPLIIMAIMLLLTIIFQFTLKFALKHEEARLAYADPSGHGGMIGHHEDGLRGSSAEKGARAEAGNSHQPSPTKVPMFLRKVLNPEKHSIHVLSNSLDQFYHKPQDPLPIEIQKRAFFNPSVTKPTPVLWIVRDDMGISRREIQDTQKQVPGLVMTDEQATFNEKGKVYWKGVEDGHSREAPVFDERIVY
- a CDS encoding BCAS2 family protein; the encoded protein is MPLIQESYDHLPYVDAELDAASLAAAKAVIIADMRNAGVDMTEMHPALVPAAKYTPTFSDFIAREHARLDDDPTSKLSGVDLKRYEDLDAPENTTPTSDEDRPELLEQWNKALKKAYTSSEYVEARLTQLGLLEKFGKNAWLVGNSQLEDILKGIEAELADVRKQHEEAEMLRRSQQDSVVGEIKTLEETWKKGLGRVLETEVAAEGLKQQIMEKRRAGAV